Proteins found in one Aspergillus puulaauensis MK2 DNA, chromosome 8, nearly complete sequence genomic segment:
- a CDS encoding zinc-binding dehydrogenase (COG:Q;~EggNog:ENOG410PFR4;~InterPro:IPR013154,IPR013149,IPR002328,IPR036291, IPR011032;~PFAM:PF00107,PF08240,PF13602;~TransMembrane:1 (i170-187o);~go_function: GO:0008270 - zinc ion binding [Evidence IEA];~go_function: GO:0016491 - oxidoreductase activity [Evidence IEA];~go_process: GO:0055114 - oxidation-reduction process [Evidence IEA]), translated as MHAWRKHKGNPVPVWEEIPVPSAPATGFLVKLLASGGIDQALLDVEDRPQFNDVYTLGHEGCGEIIQIGADVTDNRFKIGTRIALLAVPGCGLQSCPECSRDLAQLCPSGQHHGIGQDGFYAEYVAIDARGAVLLPDGVPPEVGAIATDAVTTAYHGIVRRAEVQRHETVFLFGLGGLGFNALQIVLKHIKARVLVSDVRGEKLDAARELGVPEEDIVPMRVQAEGRIAEWVVERGVRVDTVLEFVGKRQTFEDAQRVVRAGGKVLCIGTGERVNALDMKNGIRKRLSFIFSYGGQYRDLEEVLGLIQEGVLRPRVRRGLLRDFPRYLKELREGGIEDRVALAPE; from the exons AAGGGAATCCTGTCCCG GTCTGGGAAGAAATCCCCGTTCCATCCGCGCCCGCAACGGGATTCCTAGTAAAGCTCCTCGCATCCGGAGGCAT CGACCAAGCCCTCCTCGACGTCGAAGACCGTCCCCAGTTCAACGATGTCTACACTCTT GGCCACGAAGGGTGCGGCGAAATCATCCAAATCGGAGCAGACGTGACAGACAACCGGTTTAAAATT GGCACCCGcatcgccctcctcgccgtcccAGGCTGCGGCCTGCAATCCTGCCCCGAGTGCTCGCGGGATCTCGCCCAGTTATGTCCCAGCGGCCAGCACCACGGAATCGGCCAGGACGGGTTCTACGCTGAATACGTGGCCATTGATGCGCGGGGCGCTGTTCTTTTGCCTGATG GTGTGCCCCCTGAAGTCGGCGCAATCGCCACCGACGCCGTAACGACCGCGTACCACGGCATTGTACGTCGTGCAGAGGTCCAGCGTCACGAGACGGTTTTCCTGTTTGGGCTTGGTGGGCTAGGGTTTAATGCGTTGCAGATCGTGCTGAAGCATATCAAGGCGCGTGTTCTTGTTTCTGATGTCCGGGGTGAGAAGCTCGATGCGGCGCGGGAGTTGGGTGTTCCTGAGGAGGATATCGTGCCGATGCGTGTCCAGGCAGAAGGGAGGATCGCGGAATGGGTGGTTGAGCGTGGAGTTCGCGTTGATACGGTGTTGGAGTTTGTGGGGAAGAGGCAGACGTTTGAGGATGCGCAGCGGGTTGTTAGGGCTGGTGGGAAGGTGTTGTGTATTGGAACCGGGGAGAGGGTGAATGCGCTTGATATGAAGAATGGGATTCGGAAGAGGTTGAGCTTTATTTTCAGTTATGGGGGGCAGTATAGGGATCTGGAGGaggtgttggggttgattcAGGAAGGAGTATTGAGGCCCAGGGTTCGACGGGGGTTGCTTAGGGATTTCCCGCGTTATCTGAAGGAGTTGAGAGAGGGAGGGATCGAGGATAGGGTTGCCTTAGCCCCAGAGTAG